From the genome of Kaistella daneshvariae, one region includes:
- a CDS encoding DinB family protein, translating to MTDFQKYIQRYLDLIPTETWLEEMKKSGLKTANFYETLSADRADFAYAEGKWTLKELLQHLIDAERIFAYRALRFARKDKTELAGWDEELYAQHYFSKDRNLVRLIEEFQAVRKSSVLFFKNLNAQQLAETGVANGNEISVESLGKLIVGHNIHHLNIIEERYLVG from the coding sequence ATGACCGATTTTCAAAAATACATTCAGCGCTATCTCGATTTAATTCCGACCGAAACCTGGTTGGAAGAAATGAAAAAATCCGGGCTTAAAACAGCAAATTTTTATGAAACTCTTTCTGCTGACCGCGCAGATTTTGCCTACGCTGAAGGAAAATGGACATTGAAAGAATTGCTGCAGCACCTCATCGATGCGGAAAGAATTTTTGCCTACCGCGCATTGCGTTTCGCCAGAAAAGATAAAACTGAATTGGCGGGTTGGGATGAAGAACTGTACGCTCAACATTATTTTTCTAAAGACAGAAATCTGGTACGTTTGATCGAGGAATTTCAAGCAGTGCGTAAATCTTCGGTTCTCTTTTTTAAAAATTTAAATGCGCAACAATTAGCGGAAACGGGCGTCGCAAATGGCAACGAAATTTCAGTGGAATCGCTTGGGAAATTAATTGTGGGGCACAATATTCATCATTTGAATATTATTGAGGAAAGATATCTGGTAGGATGA
- a CDS encoding VF530 family protein, translating to MEEKSKDPLHGKRLDAILEELVEYYGGFEDLGKQINIKCFTDNPSINSSLKFLRKTEWARAKVESLYLYVLRQKKKAENRR from the coding sequence ATGGAAGAAAAATCAAAAGATCCGCTGCACGGAAAGCGCCTGGATGCAATTCTGGAAGAATTGGTAGAATATTACGGAGGTTTTGAAGATTTGGGAAAGCAGATCAATATTAAATGCTTTACCGATAATCCGAGCATCAATTCCTCATTAAAATTTCTGAGAAAAACCGAGTGGGCAAGGGCGAAAGTTGAAAGTTTATACCTCTACGTTTTAAGACAAAAAAAGAAAGCAGAAAATCGCCGCTAA
- a CDS encoding ribonuclease domain-containing protein produces MSKDKIRLALFFVIGSLTTFSVMYFINNYKIEKKTETAANKSVSVNENPGVSINEKNAATTANFSGNIDELTEENFVIDYVKNNHKLPDYYLTKSEARKEGWVPSKGNLCDVLPGRAIGGDKFSNREKTLPAGNQYFEADVNYNCGNRNADRIVFTKNGEVWLTKNHYKTFEKK; encoded by the coding sequence ATGAGCAAAGATAAAATCAGGCTGGCGCTGTTTTTCGTCATCGGATCATTAACCACCTTTTCGGTGATGTATTTCATCAACAATTATAAAATCGAAAAAAAGACCGAAACTGCGGCAAATAAATCGGTTTCTGTCAATGAAAACCCGGGTGTCAGCATTAATGAAAAAAATGCCGCTACAACGGCCAATTTTTCGGGCAATATCGATGAACTCACCGAAGAAAATTTTGTTATTGATTATGTCAAAAACAACCATAAACTTCCGGATTATTACCTGACCAAATCGGAAGCACGAAAAGAAGGTTGGGTTCCCTCAAAAGGAAATCTCTGCGACGTTTTGCCGGGCCGCGCAATTGGCGGCGATAAATTCAGCAACCGCGAAAAAACTTTACCTGCCGGAAACCAATATTTTGAAGCTGATGTCAATTACAACTGTGGAAACCGAAATGCCGACCGCATCGTTTTTACCAAAAATGGTGAAGTCTGGCTGACGAAAAATCATTATAAAACTTTTGAAAAAAAGTAA
- a CDS encoding S9 family peptidase, giving the protein MKFSKLPLLFLGFSSMFFAQNQKYTMAEAVNGLRSNLAIKTIPQFSWSDDAKFYIQGTKNAYLITEVQSMKADTLVTLNQINKNLSAEQQLKSFPQVKFLGPKKGYFSVDGKYYQLEKSGSDWKISPWTSIDENAENVKVLDDKKNLVYTVKNNLYVNRNGKTVAITDDQNEGIVNGQAVHRSEFGIDGGIFSAPNSTKIAFYRMDETMVTDYPIIDWSVTPAKNVNIKYPMAGNTSHQVTLGVYDINSQKKIFLNIDGDKEQYLTAVTWSPDSKYIFVGVLNRDQNHLKMNQYDAVTGNLVKTLFEEKDAKYVEPQHPLLFFPNSNTDFIWQSQRTGYNHLFHYNLEKGLISQITKGDWLVTDILGFNEKKKEIYYISTQESPLERHIYRVNWNNFKTQKLDSAPGMHTGVLSKDGTQLYNIYSNATTPRSVNLINTATLKSKNILTAENPLKNYKRPEIKNVTLKADDGTPLYGKIILPTDFDPAKKYPTIVYLYNGPHLQLVTNSFPASGNLWYEYMAQNGYIIFTMDGRGSSNRGMKFEQAVFRHLGEVEMKDQLKGVDYLKSLPYVDAQKLGIHGWSFGGFMTTSFMLKHPEVFKVGVAGGPVIDWNMYEIMYTERYMDSPQNNPEGYKQANLLDKVQNLKGHLLMIHGAQDNVVVWQHSIKFLKAAVDNGVQLDYFVYPGHEHNVLGKDRVHLMQKVTDYFDEYLKK; this is encoded by the coding sequence ATGAAATTTTCAAAACTACCTTTATTATTCCTGGGTTTCAGCAGCATGTTTTTTGCGCAAAACCAGAAATATACCATGGCCGAAGCGGTGAACGGACTTCGCAGCAATCTTGCCATTAAAACCATTCCGCAATTTTCCTGGTCTGATGATGCTAAATTTTACATCCAGGGGACCAAAAACGCTTATTTGATTACGGAAGTTCAAAGCATGAAGGCGGATACTTTGGTCACTTTAAACCAAATCAATAAAAATCTTTCCGCTGAGCAGCAGCTGAAATCTTTTCCGCAGGTTAAATTTTTGGGGCCTAAAAAGGGTTATTTTTCAGTAGATGGTAAATATTATCAATTAGAAAAATCCGGTTCCGACTGGAAAATTTCCCCGTGGACTTCCATCGATGAAAATGCTGAAAACGTAAAAGTGCTGGATGATAAAAAAAACCTCGTCTATACGGTAAAAAATAATTTATATGTAAACCGTAACGGAAAAACAGTTGCGATTACCGATGATCAAAACGAAGGTATTGTAAACGGTCAAGCCGTACACCGCAGCGAATTCGGAATTGATGGTGGAATTTTTTCCGCGCCAAACAGCACAAAAATTGCGTTTTACCGAATGGATGAAACCATGGTTACCGATTATCCAATCATCGATTGGTCTGTGACGCCGGCAAAAAACGTGAACATCAAGTATCCTATGGCGGGAAATACTTCGCATCAGGTGACTTTAGGCGTGTACGACATCAATTCTCAGAAGAAAATCTTTTTAAATATCGATGGCGACAAAGAGCAGTATTTAACCGCTGTTACCTGGAGTCCGGATTCAAAATATATTTTCGTTGGCGTGCTGAACCGCGACCAGAATCATTTGAAAATGAATCAGTACGACGCGGTTACGGGGAATTTGGTGAAAACTTTATTTGAAGAAAAAGACGCTAAATATGTGGAACCGCAACATCCGCTTTTGTTTTTCCCGAACTCAAACACCGATTTTATCTGGCAAAGTCAGCGCACCGGTTACAACCATCTTTTTCATTACAATTTAGAAAAAGGCTTGATTTCGCAGATCACAAAAGGAGATTGGCTCGTGACCGACATTTTAGGTTTTAATGAAAAAAAGAAGGAAATCTATTACATTTCCACTCAGGAATCTCCGCTGGAAAGACATATTTACCGCGTGAACTGGAACAATTTTAAAACTCAGAAATTAGACAGCGCACCGGGTATGCACACCGGCGTCTTAAGCAAAGACGGCACGCAGCTTTATAATATTTACAGCAACGCGACGACGCCTAGATCGGTAAATTTGATTAACACCGCGACTTTAAAATCGAAAAATATTTTAACGGCTGAAAATCCTTTAAAAAACTATAAAAGACCGGAAATAAAAAATGTAACCTTAAAAGCGGATGATGGAACACCGCTTTATGGGAAAATTATTTTGCCTACCGATTTTGATCCGGCGAAGAAATATCCAACCATCGTTTATCTTTACAACGGCCCGCATTTGCAGTTGGTGACCAACAGTTTCCCGGCTTCCGGAAATCTTTGGTACGAATATATGGCGCAAAACGGTTATATTATTTTCACGATGGACGGACGCGGATCCTCGAACCGAGGAATGAAATTCGAGCAGGCTGTTTTCCGTCATTTAGGTGAGGTTGAAATGAAAGACCAGCTGAAAGGGGTGGATTATCTGAAATCACTTCCTTATGTTGATGCCCAGAAACTGGGAATTCACGGCTGGAGTTTTGGCGGTTTTATGACCACGAGTTTTATGCTGAAACATCCTGAAGTTTTTAAAGTTGGCGTTGCCGGCGGACCGGTAATCGACTGGAATATGTATGAAATTATGTACACCGAAAGATATATGGATTCACCGCAAAACAATCCGGAAGGCTACAAACAGGCGAATCTTTTAGACAAAGTTCAAAACCTGAAAGGTCATTTATTGATGATTCACGGTGCGCAGGATAATGTGGTGGTTTGGCAACATTCCATCAAGTTTTTAAAAGCTGCTGTTGACAACGGCGTTCAGCTCGATTATTTCGTGTATCCGGGGCATGAGCACAATGTTTTGGGTAAAGACCGCGTGCATCTGATGCAGAAAGTCACCGATTATTTTGATGAATATTTAAAGAAATAA
- a CDS encoding cystathionine gamma-synthase, translating into MNFNTKVIHGGQHHEPATGSVNVPVFLTSTFAQTSPGVHSGYEYSRAANPTRQALEDSLASIENGARGLAFGSGLAAIDCVLKLLNPGDEVIAVDDLYGGTYRMFTRLFEKYQLKFTFVGFDDVSKISGLITEKTKLIWLETPTNPLMKLVDIKAVTDLVKGKDILVAVDNTFATPYLQLPLDLGADIVMHSATKYLGGHSDVIAGALIAKTEELGEKLHFIQFASGGILGPHDSYLVLRGIKTLALRVQRHSENGLEVAKYLEAHPAVDKVFYPGLESHPQHDLAKRQMKDFGGMVSFTFKSRKQEDAIKFLEKVKVFTLAESLGGVESLANHPTLMTHASIPAEKRLELGISDDLVRLSVGIEDKEDLLADLESAFG; encoded by the coding sequence ATGAATTTCAATACAAAAGTTATACACGGTGGGCAGCACCACGAACCTGCGACAGGATCGGTTAACGTACCGGTATTTTTAACTTCTACTTTCGCGCAGACTTCTCCCGGAGTTCACTCTGGTTACGAATATTCGCGTGCGGCAAATCCAACGCGACAGGCGCTGGAGGACAGTTTGGCAAGCATCGAAAATGGTGCGCGCGGTTTGGCTTTCGGTTCCGGTCTGGCGGCGATTGACTGTGTTTTAAAATTATTAAATCCGGGCGATGAGGTAATTGCGGTGGATGATTTGTACGGCGGTACTTACCGTATGTTCACGCGACTGTTCGAAAAATATCAGCTCAAATTTACTTTCGTAGGTTTTGATGATGTTTCAAAAATTTCCGGTTTAATCACCGAAAAAACCAAATTAATCTGGTTAGAAACACCTACAAATCCATTGATGAAATTGGTGGATATTAAAGCGGTGACCGATTTAGTAAAAGGCAAAGACATTTTGGTAGCGGTTGACAATACTTTTGCGACACCTTATTTGCAGTTACCACTGGATTTGGGCGCAGATATCGTGATGCATTCCGCGACAAAATATCTGGGCGGACATTCTGATGTCATTGCCGGCGCTTTAATCGCGAAAACCGAAGAACTCGGTGAAAAACTTCATTTCATTCAGTTTGCCAGCGGTGGAATTCTCGGTCCCCACGATTCGTATTTGGTTTTACGTGGAATTAAAACTTTGGCTTTGCGAGTTCAAAGACATTCGGAAAACGGTTTGGAAGTAGCAAAATATCTCGAAGCTCATCCGGCTGTTGATAAAGTTTTTTATCCGGGATTGGAATCACATCCACAACATGATTTGGCAAAAAGACAGATGAAAGATTTTGGTGGAATGGTTTCATTTACCTTCAAATCCCGAAAACAGGAAGACGCCATCAAGTTTTTGGAAAAAGTTAAAGTTTTTACGTTGGCGGAATCTTTAGGTGGTGTGGAATCCTTAGCAAATCACCCGACCTTGATGACTCATGCTTCAATTCCGGCAGAAAAACGTTTGGAGTTGGGTATCAGCGACGATTTGGTTCGTTTAAGTGTAGGCATTGAAGATAAAGAAGATTTGCTGGCTGATTTGGAAAGCGCATTTGGATAA
- the nadE gene encoding NAD(+) synthase translates to MQTEKITERIVSWLHDYAKNAHVKGYIVGVSGGVDSAVVSTLCAMTGLKTMLLEMPIRQNPDEVSRAWEHMEDLKNKFPNVEASSVNLTPAFEQLYSTFQVDEEKFPAEKLAFANTRSRLRMLTLYYYGQINGLLVCGTGNKVEDFGVGFYTKYGDGGVDVSPIADLYKTEVYTLASSLNLVESIQNAIPADGLWDEIRTDEQQIGASYPELEKIQKEWGTKTESDYSGRDLEVFKIFKRMNRAAQHKIQPIPVCDIPEEWR, encoded by the coding sequence ATGCAGACAGAAAAAATTACGGAACGGATTGTATCCTGGCTTCACGATTACGCGAAAAATGCCCATGTGAAAGGTTATATTGTGGGTGTTTCAGGCGGAGTAGATTCTGCCGTAGTTTCTACGCTGTGCGCGATGACCGGCCTGAAAACGATGTTGCTGGAAATGCCGATCCGGCAAAATCCTGATGAAGTTTCGCGCGCCTGGGAACATATGGAAGATTTGAAAAATAAATTTCCCAATGTGGAAGCTTCTTCGGTGAATTTAACGCCTGCTTTTGAGCAACTTTATTCGACTTTTCAGGTAGATGAAGAAAAATTTCCGGCAGAAAAGCTGGCTTTTGCCAATACCAGAAGCCGCTTGCGGATGCTGACTTTATATTATTACGGGCAGATTAACGGGCTTTTAGTTTGCGGAACAGGAAATAAGGTGGAAGATTTCGGCGTGGGTTTCTACACGAAATACGGCGACGGCGGGGTCGATGTTTCACCAATTGCAGATTTATATAAAACAGAAGTTTATACGTTGGCAAGCTCATTAAATCTCGTAGAATCCATTCAAAACGCAATTCCTGCGGATGGACTTTGGGATGAAATCCGCACGGATGAACAGCAAATCGGTGCGTCGTATCCCGAGCTTGAAAAGATCCAGAAAGAATGGGGCACGAAAACCGAAAGTGATTATTCAGGGCGTGATTTGGAGGTTTTTAAAATTTTCAAAAGAATGAACCGCGCGGCACAACATAAAATTCAACCGATTCCGGTGTGTGATATTCCGGAAGAATGGCGATAG
- the gldB gene encoding gliding motility lipoprotein GldB, with translation MKFFKYFFFCALSLVISTSCSKKDENKWQVELKDAPQKVKITDISKEFYDSAVPLETFAKKYPWFQGTVPDEDFQIRRNDADEKKIYTEAISKIDVAKLQTDLGNLFAHIQHYFPNFQSPQVYLYSSALQGALEPVFYQPQENMLFIDVTGFMGENNPNYAGMEAYFQKSMNTQNILPKVSEVFAELFVPATGDRQKFIDELVYQGKIMTLQDAFLPAEPDYLKINYTPKQYEWAVANEANIWNYFVENNLIFSDDTRLGERFIKPGPFSKFYTEIDNESSPQIGVFSGWQICKKYFKENPETKLQDFLKMSAQDIFNESNYKPKN, from the coding sequence ATGAAGTTTTTTAAATATTTCTTTTTTTGTGCGCTGTCCCTCGTCATCAGCACGAGCTGTAGTAAAAAGGACGAAAACAAATGGCAGGTTGAGCTTAAGGACGCACCGCAAAAAGTAAAAATTACCGACATTTCAAAGGAATTTTATGATTCTGCCGTGCCGCTGGAAACTTTTGCAAAAAAATATCCGTGGTTTCAGGGGACCGTTCCTGATGAAGACTTTCAAATCCGAAGAAACGATGCCGATGAAAAGAAAATTTACACTGAAGCCATTTCTAAAATTGATGTCGCTAAGCTGCAGACCGATTTAGGAAATTTATTTGCCCATATACAGCATTATTTTCCAAATTTTCAAAGTCCACAGGTTTACCTTTATTCATCAGCTTTACAAGGCGCGCTGGAACCTGTTTTTTACCAACCACAGGAAAATATGCTCTTCATTGATGTAACCGGATTTATGGGTGAAAATAATCCGAACTATGCCGGGATGGAAGCTTATTTCCAGAAAAGCATGAATACACAGAACATTTTGCCAAAAGTTTCTGAGGTTTTCGCAGAACTTTTCGTTCCGGCCACCGGCGACCGCCAGAAATTTATCGATGAACTGGTGTATCAGGGAAAAATAATGACTTTGCAGGATGCTTTTTTACCTGCGGAGCCTGATTATCTGAAAATCAACTACACACCAAAACAATATGAATGGGCAGTCGCAAATGAAGCCAATATCTGGAATTACTTCGTGGAAAACAATCTGATTTTCAGCGATGACACCCGACTGGGTGAACGTTTCATCAAACCCGGACCATTTTCAAAATTTTATACTGAAATTGATAATGAATCGTCACCGCAAATCGGAGTTTTCAGCGGCTGGCAGATCTGTAAAAAATATTTTAAAGAAAATCCGGAAACCAAACTTCAGGATTTTCTAAAAATGAGTGCGCAGGACATTTTTAATGAAAGCAATTATAAACCAAAAAACTAA
- a CDS encoding DUF1801 domain-containing protein, which produces MQNSAKLIEDYISNVPEERQHSFRKLYETISANISAGFQEDFSSGMIAWNVPLETYPDGYHCAPHTPLPFLNLASQKNFVALYHMGIYADPELLNWFIAEFPKYSKRKLDMGKSCIRFKKADDIPFELIAELSKKMSVKDWISLYEKLYKK; this is translated from the coding sequence ATGCAGAATTCGGCAAAACTCATTGAAGATTATATTTCAAACGTTCCTGAAGAAAGACAGCACTCGTTCCGAAAGCTTTATGAAACGATTTCTGCAAATATTTCGGCGGGTTTTCAGGAAGATTTCAGCTCCGGAATGATTGCCTGGAACGTGCCGCTGGAAACTTATCCCGACGGATACCACTGCGCGCCACACACGCCGCTGCCTTTCCTTAATTTAGCTTCGCAGAAAAATTTCGTGGCGCTGTATCACATGGGAATTTATGCAGATCCGGAACTTTTAAACTGGTTTATTGCTGAATTTCCGAAGTATTCCAAACGAAAATTGGACATGGGAAAATCCTGCATCCGTTTCAAAAAAGCGGACGATATTCCGTTTGAGTTAATTGCAGAATTATCAAAAAAAATGTCCGTAAAGGACTGGATTTCTCTCTACGAAAAGCTTTATAAAAAGTAA
- the gldC gene encoding gliding motility protein GldC, which produces MRKTQITIDVELDDNQVPEKMTWNAEDGGIEKQETKATMISVWDDERKEALRIDLWTKDMPVDQMKMFLHQILISMASTYERATGEEDVAQWMDQMAEEFALKSAIKF; this is translated from the coding sequence ATGAGAAAGACCCAAATTACCATAGATGTTGAACTTGATGATAACCAGGTTCCGGAAAAAATGACATGGAACGCGGAAGATGGTGGCATCGAAAAACAGGAAACCAAAGCCACCATGATTTCGGTGTGGGACGATGAGCGCAAAGAAGCGCTGCGCATCGATCTTTGGACGAAAGACATGCCTGTAGACCAGATGAAAATGTTTCTGCATCAGATACTAATTTCTATGGCAAGCACTTATGAACGTGCTACCGGCGAAGAAGATGTCGCCCAGTGGATGGACCAAATGGCTGAGGAATTCGCCTTGAAATCTGCAATAAAATTTTAA